The following are encoded together in the Desertifilum tharense IPPAS B-1220 genome:
- a CDS encoding DUF3119 family protein produces MKATIPSESTQAIALAPSYNVPIGVLVLAIPGFFLSLWVGGAIALFGLFLMFQAGTLRLVFTDTALDVYRQETCIRHFPYQDWQNWKIFWPSVPILFYFKEVKSIHFLPILFDPKMLKSCLETYCPVQS; encoded by the coding sequence ATGAAAGCGACAATCCCTTCTGAGTCTACTCAAGCGATCGCCCTCGCACCGAGTTACAATGTCCCCATTGGCGTGCTAGTTTTAGCCATTCCCGGCTTTTTTCTCAGCCTGTGGGTAGGCGGCGCGATCGCCCTATTTGGCTTATTTTTAATGTTTCAAGCCGGAACCTTACGCCTTGTCTTCACCGACACCGCCCTAGACGTATACCGCCAAGAAACCTGCATTCGGCATTTTCCTTACCAAGACTGGCAAAACTGGAAAATCTTCTGGCCTAGTGTCCCCATCCTCTTCTACTTCAAAGAAGTTAAGAGCATTCATTTTCTCCCCATTTTATTTGACCCGAAGATGTTAAAGTCTTGCCTGGAAACCTACTGTCCCGTGCAGTCTTAG
- a CDS encoding MlaE family lipid ABC transporter permease subunit, with the protein MSQARPRTGLGQWAYRLLAAFLLGGQVLFHLLSGKIHRRNTFEQMMVVGPASLGIALVTAGFVGMVFTIQVAREFINFGAKAAVGGVLGLALARELAPVLTAVVVAGRVGSAFAAEIGTMRVTEQIDALYMLKTDPIDYLVIPRVLACCLMLPLLTVLCFLAGMTGGLLIAQSFYSISSSLFLSSVQNFLGGWDIFSAAIKAAVFGGLIAVIGCSWGLTTTGGAKGVGQSTTTAVVTSLLAIFISNFFLSWLMFQGLGAAVLNAF; encoded by the coding sequence TTGAGTCAAGCAAGACCAAGAACAGGTTTAGGGCAATGGGCCTATCGCCTATTGGCTGCGTTTTTACTAGGCGGACAAGTATTGTTTCACCTGCTTTCTGGTAAAATCCACCGCCGCAATACGTTTGAGCAGATGATGGTTGTCGGGCCCGCTTCTTTAGGCATTGCCTTAGTGACGGCAGGATTTGTGGGCATGGTCTTTACCATTCAGGTGGCGCGGGAGTTTATTAACTTTGGCGCAAAGGCTGCTGTTGGTGGGGTTTTAGGGCTAGCCTTAGCGCGGGAACTGGCCCCCGTCCTCACGGCGGTTGTAGTCGCCGGAAGGGTTGGTTCGGCGTTTGCGGCAGAAATTGGCACAATGCGCGTGACTGAGCAAATAGACGCCCTTTACATGCTCAAAACCGATCCGATCGATTACTTGGTGATTCCGAGAGTGTTAGCCTGCTGCTTAATGCTCCCCCTACTGACCGTTTTATGTTTCCTGGCGGGTATGACTGGGGGTTTATTGATTGCCCAAAGTTTTTATAGTATCTCTTCTAGCCTGTTTCTTAGCTCCGTGCAGAACTTCCTCGGCGGGTGGGATATTTTCAGCGCTGCCATTAAGGCGGCGGTATTTGGCGGCTTAATTGCTGTCATTGGCTGTAGCTGGGGACTCACCACCACCGGGGGCGCTAAAGGGGTGGGACAATCAACCACAACGGCAGTTGTCACCTCATTACTGGCAATTTTCATTTCCAACTTCTTCTTATCTTGGCTGATGTTCCAAGGGTTGGGAGCGGCTGTCCTCAACGCGTTTTAA
- a CDS encoding pitrilysin family protein, whose translation MQYCSAMRQFRFQIAAIRQRLYTQPMRAVAIALVAIALSLMAGVPSAQARTTAPTQAVAAAKSIQPYLDRVEKQIQEFTLDNGLKFIVLERHQAPIVSFITYADVGGVDEPPGQTGVAHYLEHLAFKGTDRIGTKNYAEEKPLLARLDQLFDQIQEALAAGNAQQAEQLQAEFEQTRALAAEYSVQNEFGQIVQRSGGVGLNATTSSDATRYFYSFPANKLELWMSLESERFLDPVFREFYEEKEVILEERRMRTDNSPLGKMIEVFLETAFQVHPYRQPVIGYEQDLRNLRRGDVQAFFDAYYVPSNLTIAIVGDVELDNVKRLAQIYFGRYEDRPRASQELPAEPPQTATRNITVNLPSQPWYLEGYHRPALNHPDHAVYDMMGSILSDGRTSRLYKTLVEDQQVALAAAGFSGFPGNKHPNLMLFYALTAPGRSVEDVAGALRTQIERLKAEPVTQPELERVKTQARAGLLRSLDSNSGMASLLVEYEAKTGSWRNLFKEPEYIERVSAADIQRVARATFTPQNRTEGRLLSQPAS comes from the coding sequence ATGCAGTATTGCTCTGCCATGCGTCAATTCCGTTTTCAGATCGCTGCAATTCGTCAGCGCCTTTATACTCAGCCGATGCGAGCCGTTGCGATCGCTCTCGTTGCGATCGCCCTCAGCCTCATGGCTGGCGTTCCCTCCGCTCAGGCTAGAACCACCGCTCCCACTCAGGCCGTTGCTGCTGCTAAATCTATTCAACCCTACCTTGACCGGGTTGAGAAGCAAATCCAAGAATTCACCCTCGACAACGGCTTAAAATTCATCGTTCTCGAACGTCACCAAGCACCCATCGTCTCCTTTATCACCTATGCAGATGTGGGAGGAGTAGACGAACCTCCCGGTCAAACTGGCGTCGCGCATTACCTCGAACACCTTGCCTTCAAAGGGACTGACCGGATCGGCACCAAAAATTACGCCGAAGAAAAACCCCTACTCGCTCGCCTTGACCAACTGTTTGACCAAATTCAAGAGGCCTTGGCGGCGGGAAACGCCCAACAAGCCGAACAACTCCAAGCCGAGTTTGAACAAACGCGCGCCTTAGCGGCCGAGTATTCCGTTCAAAACGAATTTGGACAAATTGTTCAACGTTCCGGCGGAGTTGGCTTAAATGCCACCACCTCCTCCGATGCCACCCGCTACTTCTACAGTTTCCCTGCCAATAAACTCGAACTGTGGATGTCTCTGGAGTCTGAACGCTTTCTAGACCCTGTATTTCGCGAATTCTACGAAGAAAAAGAAGTCATCCTCGAAGAACGCCGGATGCGAACCGATAACTCGCCATTAGGCAAGATGATTGAAGTATTCCTAGAAACCGCATTTCAAGTTCATCCCTATCGCCAACCCGTTATTGGCTACGAACAGGACCTGCGAAACCTGAGACGAGGGGATGTGCAAGCCTTCTTTGACGCTTATTACGTTCCCAGCAATTTAACCATCGCCATTGTTGGGGATGTAGAGTTAGATAACGTTAAAAGACTGGCTCAAATCTACTTTGGTCGTTACGAAGACCGACCGAGAGCTTCCCAAGAACTTCCCGCAGAACCCCCGCAAACTGCTACGCGCAACATCACCGTCAACTTACCTTCTCAACCCTGGTATTTAGAAGGCTATCACCGTCCGGCGTTGAACCATCCCGACCATGCCGTTTACGATATGATGGGCAGCATCCTTAGCGATGGCCGTACCTCTCGCCTGTACAAAACTTTAGTCGAAGACCAACAGGTTGCTTTAGCGGCTGCTGGGTTTAGCGGTTTTCCTGGTAATAAGCACCCCAACTTAATGCTGTTCTACGCGCTAACGGCACCAGGTCGCAGCGTTGAAGATGTGGCTGGAGCGTTGCGGACGCAAATTGAACGGCTGAAAGCCGAACCCGTGACCCAACCGGAACTAGAACGCGTTAAGACCCAAGCCAGAGCGGGTTTATTGCGATCGCTCGATTCTAACTCAGGGATGGCGAGTTTGCTTGTGGAGTACGAAGCCAAAACCGGATCGTGGCGCAACCTCTTTAAAGAGCCAGAATATATCGAACGGGTGAGTGCTGCCGATATCCAGCGGGTTGCTCGCGCCACCTTTACTCCCCAAAATCGCACGGAAGGTCGCCTGTTATCTCAGCCTGCTTCCTAA
- a CDS encoding pitrilysin family protein — protein MINLRVFRRRGRMRYLWISLLLVSMLVVSQWRIPAIAATARHYTELTFGPLPEIQFPEYTRYQMRNGITVFLIENRELPLVNGTAMFHTGGRLEPADKIGLASLTGEVMRTGGTRQHPPAELNQLLEQRAASVETSIDTAVGQASFSGLSQDTEQILELFAEVLREPAFVPEQLELAKTQRRGEIARRNDNPDGIARREFQKLVYGNSSPYAWTIEYDTLDNIRREDLINFYQQYFHPNNMILGIVGDFDTATMRRLLEEKFGNWQPSPEFRRPALPGVQQANSGGVFVIDQPQLTQSNILLGHLGGQLDSPDHAALTVMNEVLNGFGGRLFNEVRSRQGLAYSVYGFWNPRFDFPGTFIAGGQTRSEATVPFIQSVMSEIERIRTAPISAQELQYAKDSVLNSFVFNFQDPSQVLARLMRYEYYGYPADFIFQYQRGVENTTIADIQRVARTYLKPENMVTLVVGNNQAINPPLSSLAQGTSVTSIDITIPDRSST, from the coding sequence ATGATTAACTTACGAGTCTTTCGCCGTCGCGGGAGAATGCGCTATCTCTGGATCTCGCTATTGCTGGTGAGTATGCTGGTGGTGAGTCAGTGGCGCATTCCCGCAATTGCAGCCACCGCCAGACACTACACGGAGTTAACCTTCGGCCCGCTGCCGGAAATTCAATTTCCTGAGTATACGCGCTACCAAATGCGGAATGGCATCACGGTCTTTTTGATTGAAAACCGCGAGTTGCCTTTAGTCAACGGAACAGCGATGTTTCATACTGGGGGACGCCTCGAACCCGCCGATAAGATTGGTTTAGCCAGTCTGACTGGAGAAGTGATGCGAACGGGAGGAACCCGCCAACATCCGCCAGCCGAATTGAACCAACTTTTAGAACAACGTGCAGCTTCGGTGGAAACTTCCATTGATACTGCTGTAGGTCAAGCGAGTTTTAGTGGTTTGTCCCAAGATACCGAGCAAATTCTGGAGTTATTTGCTGAGGTGTTGCGCGAACCGGCGTTTGTTCCCGAACAGTTAGAGTTAGCCAAAACCCAGCGACGCGGGGAAATTGCTCGCCGCAATGATAACCCGGATGGCATTGCTCGGCGCGAGTTTCAAAAACTGGTCTATGGCAATTCGAGTCCCTATGCTTGGACGATAGAATATGACACCCTCGACAATATCCGCCGCGAGGATTTAATTAACTTCTACCAGCAGTATTTCCATCCCAATAATATGATTTTGGGAATTGTTGGAGATTTTGATACGGCGACGATGCGCCGACTGTTGGAGGAGAAGTTTGGGAACTGGCAACCCTCCCCTGAGTTCCGGCGTCCGGCGTTACCTGGGGTGCAACAAGCCAATTCAGGTGGCGTATTTGTGATTGACCAGCCGCAGTTGACTCAAAGTAATATCTTGTTGGGTCATTTGGGGGGACAGCTTGATAGTCCCGACCATGCGGCGCTAACGGTGATGAATGAGGTTCTTAATGGGTTTGGGGGTCGCTTGTTTAATGAAGTGCGATCGCGCCAAGGTTTGGCCTATTCTGTGTATGGTTTTTGGAATCCTCGGTTTGATTTTCCCGGAACCTTTATCGCCGGGGGTCAAACCCGTTCTGAAGCAACGGTTCCCTTTATTCAGTCGGTGATGTCGGAAATTGAGCGCATTCGCACTGCTCCAATTTCGGCTCAGGAGTTGCAATACGCTAAGGACTCGGTGTTAAATTCGTTTGTCTTCAATTTCCAAGACCCCTCTCAAGTTCTAGCGCGACTCATGCGTTACGAATATTATGGCTATCCGGCTGATTTTATCTTCCAATACCAGCGCGGGGTCGAAAATACGACCATTGCCGATATACAGCGCGTCGCTAGAACCTATCTCAAACCCGAAAATATGGTGACGCTTGTGGTTG